A stretch of the Proteus sp. ZN5 genome encodes the following:
- the sucC gene encoding ADP-forming succinate--CoA ligase subunit beta gives MNLHEYQAKQLFTRYGLPAPAGFACSTPREAEEAASKIGQGPWVVKCQVHAGGRGKAGGVKVVKSKEEIRAFAEQWLGKRLVTYQTDANGQPVTQILVEAATDIAKELYLGAVVDRGTRRVVFMASTEGGVEIEKVAEETPELIHRAIIDPLTGPMPYQGRELAFKLGLKGKQVSQFAKIFMGLASIFLERDLALIEINPLVITKEDDLICLDGKLGVDSNALYRQPEMREMHDPSQEDPREAQAAQWELNYVALDGNIGCMVNGAGLAMGTMDIVKLHGGEPANFLDVGGGATKERVTEAFKIILSDENVSAVLVNIFGGIVRCDLIADGIIGAVEEVGVNVPVVVRLEGNNAELGTKKLADSGLNIIAAKSLTDAAKQVVAAAEAK, from the coding sequence ATGAATTTACACGAGTATCAGGCAAAACAGCTTTTCACACGGTATGGATTACCAGCACCTGCTGGTTTCGCCTGCTCCACACCGCGCGAGGCAGAAGAAGCTGCATCAAAAATCGGTCAAGGCCCTTGGGTCGTGAAATGTCAGGTTCACGCGGGTGGACGTGGTAAAGCGGGCGGCGTAAAAGTCGTTAAATCTAAAGAAGAGATCCGCGCATTTGCTGAACAATGGTTAGGCAAACGTTTAGTCACTTATCAAACAGACGCTAACGGTCAGCCTGTTACACAGATTTTGGTTGAAGCAGCTACCGATATCGCTAAAGAGCTTTATCTTGGTGCGGTTGTTGACCGTGGCACCCGTCGCGTTGTCTTTATGGCATCAACGGAAGGTGGCGTTGAAATTGAGAAAGTGGCTGAAGAAACACCTGAGCTTATTCATCGCGCAATTATTGATCCACTGACTGGCCCAATGCCTTATCAGGGAAGAGAATTAGCATTTAAACTGGGTTTAAAAGGCAAGCAAGTTAGTCAATTTGCTAAAATCTTTATGGGATTAGCCTCTATTTTCTTAGAGCGTGATCTCGCTTTAATCGAAATTAACCCACTGGTTATTACTAAAGAAGACGATTTGATTTGCCTTGATGGCAAATTAGGCGTAGATAGCAACGCGTTATATCGTCAGCCAGAAATGCGTGAAATGCACGATCCTTCACAAGAAGATCCTCGTGAAGCACAAGCGGCACAATGGGAACTGAACTACGTTGCATTAGATGGCAATATTGGTTGTATGGTTAATGGTGCTGGTTTAGCGATGGGTACAATGGATATCGTTAAACTTCACGGTGGCGAGCCTGCAAACTTCCTCGATGTAGGTGGTGGTGCAACAAAAGAGCGCGTAACTGAAGCATTTAAGATTATTTTGTCAGATGAAAATGTCAGCGCTGTATTAGTCAACATTTTCGGCGGTATTGTTCGTTGTGACTTAATCGCAGACGGTATTATTGGCGCAGTTGAAGAAGTTGGCGTTAATGTTCCTGTGGTTGTTCGTCTCGAAGGAAACAATGCAGAGTTAGGCACCAAAAAATTAGCAGATAGTGGATTAAATATTATCGCTGCTAAAAGCTTAACGGATGCCGCGAAACAAGTTGTTGCAGCAGCGGAGGCAAAATAA
- the odhB gene encoding 2-oxoglutarate dehydrogenase complex dihydrolipoyllysine-residue succinyltransferase — MSSVDILVPDLPESVADASVATWHKKPGDSIQRDEVLVEIETDKVVLEVPASEAGVLESILEEEGATVGSRQLLGRIRLGDSTGIPADVKPAQDSTPAQRQSADIAEKGNNDALSPTARRLVAEHDINPADVKGSGVGGRLTRQDIEGHVANKSTTQPVAEVPQALLSHRSEKRVPMTRLRKRVAERLLEAKNTTAMLTTFNEINMQPIKDLRAQYGEAFEKRHGVRLGFMSFYIKAVVEALKRYPEVNASIDGTDVVYHNYFDISIAVSTPRGLVTPVLRDADAMSMADIEKNIKALAVKGRDGKLTVEDLTGGNFTITNGGVFGSLMSTPIINPPQSAILGMHAIKDRPMAVDGQVVILPMMYLALSYDHRLIDGRESVGFLVTVKEMLEDPARLLLDV, encoded by the coding sequence ATGAGTAGTGTAGATATTCTAGTACCGGATCTCCCTGAATCAGTTGCTGACGCATCGGTCGCAACTTGGCATAAAAAACCTGGTGATAGCATTCAACGCGATGAAGTGCTGGTTGAAATCGAAACAGATAAAGTTGTTTTAGAAGTACCTGCAAGTGAAGCTGGTGTTCTAGAAAGTATTCTTGAAGAAGAAGGCGCTACTGTTGGTTCCCGCCAATTACTCGGTCGCATTCGTTTAGGTGATAGCACAGGCATTCCCGCTGATGTGAAACCAGCTCAAGATAGCACTCCAGCACAGCGTCAAAGTGCTGATATTGCTGAAAAAGGCAATAACGATGCATTAAGCCCAACTGCACGTCGCTTAGTGGCTGAACACGATATTAACCCTGCGGATGTGAAAGGCAGTGGTGTAGGCGGACGTTTAACTCGCCAAGATATCGAAGGTCATGTTGCGAATAAATCAACGACACAACCAGTAGCAGAAGTTCCTCAAGCACTGTTATCTCACCGTAGCGAAAAACGTGTACCAATGACACGTTTACGTAAACGTGTAGCAGAGCGCTTACTAGAAGCGAAAAACACCACTGCAATGTTGACAACGTTTAACGAAATCAACATGCAGCCAATCAAAGATTTACGTGCTCAGTATGGTGAAGCATTCGAAAAACGCCACGGTGTACGTTTAGGCTTTATGTCTTTCTACATTAAAGCGGTTGTTGAAGCACTGAAGCGCTATCCAGAAGTGAATGCTTCTATTGATGGCACTGATGTGGTTTATCACAACTACTTCGATATCAGTATTGCAGTATCAACACCTCGTGGTCTGGTAACGCCAGTATTACGTGATGCAGATGCTATGAGCATGGCGGATATTGAGAAGAACATCAAAGCGTTAGCTGTAAAAGGCCGTGACGGTAAGTTAACTGTTGAAGACTTAACAGGTGGTAACTTCACTATCACAAATGGCGGTGTTTTCGGTTCATTAATGTCAACTCCGATTATCAACCCACCACAAAGTGCCATTTTAGGGATGCATGCAATTAAAGATCGCCCAATGGCAGTAGACGGTCAGGTTGTTATTCTACCAATGATGTATCTGGCTCTGTCTTATGACCACCGTTTAATTGATGGTCGTGAGTCTGTCGGTTTCTTAGTAACCGTTAAAGAGATGCTAGAAGATCCAGCTCGTTTATTACTGGATGTATAG